One genomic region from Candidatus Babeliales bacterium encodes:
- a CDS encoding FkbM family methyltransferase, with amino-acid sequence MIIFNPHKTIDILKQFLPDNPVIVEAGAFDGNDTRKMSLQWSNGIIHAFEPLDEIYQRLYTNTASLSNIYYHSLALSAHTGTALFYVSERPTRPGIASQAGSLHKPKERLSQSPLIFPRTAIVSTVTLDEWAEHNKVNNIDLLWLDTQGHELAILKAAPHMIKNIKVILTEVAFIESYEGQSLYIDIVAWMNEHNFELVGCDFEKTTASFFGNALFIHRAFITQ; translated from the coding sequence CAGTTATAGTTGAAGCAGGAGCATTCGATGGTAATGATACAAGAAAAATGTCTTTGCAGTGGTCAAATGGCATTATTCATGCATTTGAACCTCTTGATGAGATTTATCAACGGTTATACACAAATACTGCTTCCTTATCTAATATTTATTATCATTCTCTTGCATTAAGTGCGCATACAGGAACAGCACTTTTTTATGTTTCCGAGCGACCTACACGGCCAGGAATAGCTTCTCAGGCAGGATCATTACATAAACCAAAAGAACGATTATCACAATCACCGTTAATATTTCCACGTACGGCGATAGTGTCAACAGTTACCCTTGATGAATGGGCAGAGCATAATAAGGTTAATAACATTGATTTATTGTGGCTTGATACGCAAGGCCATGAACTTGCTATACTTAAAGCAGCACCTCATATGATTAAAAATATCAAAGTTATTTTGACCGAAGTTGCATTTATCGAAAGTTATGAGGGTCAATCACTTTATATAGATATTGTTGCATGGATGAATGAACATAACTTTGAACTTGTTGGATGCGACTTTGAAAAAACAACAGCATCTTTTTTTGGTAATGCACTTTTTATACATCGTGCATTTATTACGCAATAA